GCCTTGGGGTTTATGGCGCGTGGCTTTTCCTGGGGCTGGCCTGTCTGGCCCTCAGCAGCCCGGCCGCCGAAGCTACCAATGTGGCTGCCTCGAGCCAGATTCTGCAGGTGGGTGATGTGGTGAAAATCTCCCTGGAGCACCCGGAATGGCGGGGCAAACCGCCGTTTGAGCAGCGGATCAAGGAGGATGGCACCATCACCCTGCCGTACATCAACAGCATTCAGGCGGCCCGCAAATCGCCGTCCCAATTGGAGAAGGACATCCGCAACGCTTATCTGGAGCAGAAATATTACAAACATTTGAGCGTGATCGTGATGTCCACGGAGAACCGTTTCTTTTTTGTGTACGGCATCGTCAAAATGCCCGGCCGTTATCCCTATGTGGGTGATTTGACCGTCACCCGGGCCATCGCCACGGCGGGTGGTTTTACCGAGTTCAGCAAAAAAGACAACGTCACCGTAACCCGGCAGGATGGCACCATCGAGCGGGTGGATTGCGAGAAGGCGGAGAAAAACCCGGGACTCGATTTGCCGGTGTATCCGGGGGATACCATTATTGTGCAGCGGCGGTGGCTCTAGGGGCGCATGTTTCAATTACAGATTCTTTCCGGCAGGGCGGCGGGCACGGTGCAAACGGCCCGCCGTTTGCCTTTCAGCGTGGGACGTCGCGCCGGGGCCGACTTCTGTGCGGAGGAACCCGGCGTGTGGGATGAGCATTTGCGCTTTGAGCTGGAAGGGGGCGAAGGAATTCGGGTAAACGCCCTGGGGGAGGCGCCGTTGGTGGTGAACGGCACACCGATGCGGCGTGCGCTGCTGCGCAACGGCGATGTGTTGGAACTGGGCGGCTTGAAGCTGCGTTTCTGGCTGGCGCCAGCGCCCTTGCGCTCGCTCAAAATGCGGGAATGGCTGACGTGGGGGGTACTGCTGGTATTGGGAGTGCTGCAGGTGATGTTGCTGATCTGGCTGCGCTGAGCCGGCGCCATCCCTTGGCTGGCTCCCGGAATTGCGCCGGGGCGGCCTGCGGAAAGTTTGACTTCCCGCCGGGGTTGCCGTTGAATCGGGCACGCAAAGTTGAACATTATGAAAATCGTGCTGGCATATTCGGGCGGCCTCGACACCTCGGTGCTGCTCTCCTGGATCAAGGAAAAGTACAACGCGGAAATGATCGCCTTCTGCGCCAACATCGGCCAGGAGGAGGAACTCAAGGGCTTGGAGAAAAAAGCCAAAAAGACCGGCGCCTCCAAGGTTTATATTGATGACTTGCAGGAGGAATTCGCGCGGGATTTTATTTTTCCGATGATCCAGGCCGGGGCCATCTATGAGGGCCAATATTACATGGGCACGAGCATTGCCCGGCCGCTGATCGCCAAGCGGATGATTGAGATTGCCCGCAAGGAAAAGGCCGATGCCATTGCCCATGGCGCCACCGGCAAGGGCAATGACCAGGTGCGATTTGAGCTGACGGCGGCCGCCCTGGCGCCGGATATTCAGGTCATTGCCCCGTGGCGGGACGCCGCTTTTCGGGCGCAGTTTCCGGGGCGGGCCGAGATGATTCAATACTGCGAGGCCAAGGGCATTCCCGTCCAGGCCACAGCCAAGAAGCCCTACTCAATGGATCGCAACCTGCTGCATATTTCCTTCGAGGCTGGTCTGCTTGAGGATCCCTGGACGGACATGTTTGCGCCGGAACACAAAGACATGTTCAAGCTGTCGGTGGCGCCGGAAGATGCCCCCGATCGGCCCGAGTATGTGGAGTTGGAGTTCAAGCAGGGCAATTGCGTGGCGGTCAATGGCGAAAAGCTCTCTCCCCTGGGCGTGATGAAGAAGCTCAACAAGCTGGGAGGCAAGCATGGTGTAGGCCGCGTGGACATGGTGGAAAACCGGTATGTGGGCATGAAGTCGCGTGGCGTGTACGAGACACCGGGCGGCGCCATTCTGCATTTTGCCCATCGCCAGATCGAGTCGCTGACGATGGACCGGGAGGTCATGCATTTACGGGATTCCTTGATCCCGCGTTACGCCGAGCTGGTTTATTACGGCTACTGGTTCAGTCCCGAGCGCTATGCCCTGCAGGCGCTGGTGACCGAGAGCCAGCGCAACGTGACGGGCACGGTGCGTGTCAAGCTCTACAAGGGCAACATCATGGTGGCCGGCCGCAAATCCCCGGTCAGCCTTTACAATCCGCACATCGCCACGATGGAGGCGGATCCCACCCGGGATTATGATCAAGGCGATGCCACCGGCTTCATCAAATTGAATGCCCTCCGGTTGAAAGTCGCGGCCAAAGTGCACGGCCCCCTGAACAAACGCTGAGGCGACCTTTGGTCTCCCGCTTCACTTGGCGTGGAAATAAAAAAACCGTCCCTCCCGCAACGGAGGGACGGTTTGTTTTTGGGGAAGCCGGGGTCAAGCAGATTGTTTTTCCGCGGCCGGCAGGGGCACCACCTGCGATTGCAGGCCGGCCTTGGCGCAGACGAAATAAACCACCGCGCCCACGATGAATGCGGCCACCGGCGCCGCCGGCACATTGACCTTGAGGAAGGGGAGGATGCCCACCACGAAGCCCAGGGCCCAGGAAATCCAGCCTGCCGGATTGAAGCCCGCACGCGGGCCGGTCCAGCGCTTGCCGTTGATCAAATAGTCCACCAGCATGGCGCCGCAAATCGGACCGAAGGAGGCACCGATGATTTGGAACACCTGCACAGCTTTGCCCGCGATGCCAAACACGGCCAGCAGGATGCTTACGGCGGCGCCAATACCCACAGACACAAAGGGGTTAACCTTGGGCAGGGTGGTCTTGAAGCTGTTGGCCGCAATGAAGGAGGAGAAGCAGGCCGGCGGGAATGCCGCAATGGCCAGCCCCAGTTTGAACCAGCGGGCCGTGTCTTGGGAGAAGATAACGCCAATCATGTTGAAGGCGTTTAAGCCCGCTTTATCGGTCACGGCTTTTTTCATCAATTCAGGGTTGCCATAGACGCCCGCCACGATGAGCAACGCGGCGCCCGCCGTGAAGATGATGGCCAGGGCAATGCCCACCAAACCGCCCCATTGCACGTCTTTGCAGTCGCGGCTGTTGGTGCCGAAGTCCACCCCCGCCGCGCCCGCGGTGGCAAAAAAGCCCACCACCACCGTCAGCATCAACGCCAGCACGCCAAAAGCGTCCAGCATGGCGGCTTTGCCGGTCAGGGCTTCGGCCGCCGCGGCCGGGGCGGTGAGCACCTCCGGTTTGAAGTCGCCCACGCTGCCGAGCGTTTTCACCAGCATCAGGATTAGGATGGCCAGGGGAATCAACGGCAGGTAGGTGGCCACTTTGGCGACGTACTGAATGCCCTTCAACCCGACAAAGGCCGCCAAAGCGCCCCAGACCACCATCACGATCTTGACCCACATGGGGATGGTGGCGAAATCACCCGGATTGATTTTGGCATCAAAGAAACCGCCAATGGCGCAGGAGGAGAAATAGACGTTGACACCCAACCAGCCAAACTGCAGCACGCCCATGAGGAAGCCCGGCATGATAAACCCGCCGTTGGCGCCGAAGGTGGAGGTGCCCACGATGTAGAGCGGCAGGCCGGTCTTCTGGCCAAAGAGGCCCGGCACCAAATAAAACAGGAAATGGCAGACCAGGGCCGAGATGACGAGGCTGATCAGAGCCCAACCCACCCCTTGCGCCAGGGTGCTTTGCGCAATGTTATCGCTCCCGGAGGCGCTGGCCCAGAACACAAACCACAAGAAAATGCCCGCATAGGTGGGGGCGGTGTTCTTGTACCACGGCGCCCGGTTGGCGGCCGGGTTGGGCGTGGCACTGGTGATATAGGTTGGTAGTGTGTTTGCGGTGTTGTTGCTCATGGCGTTGCTTTATGCCGATTTCTAATAAATCGCTCAAGCAGAAAAATTCAGGGTAATCCCAATCGCGCGGGATGCCGGCTTTTGGACTTGAGTTGCGGGGAGTTT
This sequence is a window from Verrucomicrobiia bacterium. Protein-coding genes within it:
- a CDS encoding cytosine permease: MSNNTANTLPTYITSATPNPAANRAPWYKNTAPTYAGIFLWFVFWASASGSDNIAQSTLAQGVGWALISLVISALVCHFLFYLVPGLFGQKTGLPLYIVGTSTFGANGGFIMPGFLMGVLQFGWLGVNVYFSSCAIGGFFDAKINPGDFATIPMWVKIVMVVWGALAAFVGLKGIQYVAKVATYLPLIPLAILILMLVKTLGSVGDFKPEVLTAPAAAAEALTGKAAMLDAFGVLALMLTVVVGFFATAGAAGVDFGTNSRDCKDVQWGGLVGIALAIIFTAGAALLIVAGVYGNPELMKKAVTDKAGLNAFNMIGVIFSQDTARWFKLGLAIAAFPPACFSSFIAANSFKTTLPKVNPFVSVGIGAAVSILLAVFGIAGKAVQVFQIIGASFGPICGAMLVDYLINGKRWTGPRAGFNPAGWISWALGFVVGILPFLKVNVPAAPVAAFIVGAVVYFVCAKAGLQSQVVPLPAAEKQSA
- a CDS encoding argininosuccinate synthase — encoded protein: MNIMKIVLAYSGGLDTSVLLSWIKEKYNAEMIAFCANIGQEEELKGLEKKAKKTGASKVYIDDLQEEFARDFIFPMIQAGAIYEGQYYMGTSIARPLIAKRMIEIARKEKADAIAHGATGKGNDQVRFELTAAALAPDIQVIAPWRDAAFRAQFPGRAEMIQYCEAKGIPVQATAKKPYSMDRNLLHISFEAGLLEDPWTDMFAPEHKDMFKLSVAPEDAPDRPEYVELEFKQGNCVAVNGEKLSPLGVMKKLNKLGGKHGVGRVDMVENRYVGMKSRGVYETPGGAILHFAHRQIESLTMDREVMHLRDSLIPRYAELVYYGYWFSPERYALQALVTESQRNVTGTVRVKLYKGNIMVAGRKSPVSLYNPHIATMEADPTRDYDQGDATGFIKLNALRLKVAAKVHGPLNKR
- a CDS encoding FHA domain-containing protein, whose translation is MFQLQILSGRAAGTVQTARRLPFSVGRRAGADFCAEEPGVWDEHLRFELEGGEGIRVNALGEAPLVVNGTPMRRALLRNGDVLELGGLKLRFWLAPAPLRSLKMREWLTWGVLLVLGVLQVMLLIWLR
- a CDS encoding polysaccharide export protein, producing MRMVCHLFYRQLCRLGVYGAWLFLGLACLALSSPAAEATNVAASSQILQVGDVVKISLEHPEWRGKPPFEQRIKEDGTITLPYINSIQAARKSPSQLEKDIRNAYLEQKYYKHLSVIVMSTENRFFFVYGIVKMPGRYPYVGDLTVTRAIATAGGFTEFSKKDNVTVTRQDGTIERVDCEKAEKNPGLDLPVYPGDTIIVQRRWL